Proteins co-encoded in one Methylobacterium sp. WL1 genomic window:
- a CDS encoding phospholipase D-like domain-containing protein, translating into MQAPQLIVQPDHGVEPVVALMRSAEREILLKQFTFDHPLLIDAVLARHAEGVAVRVLLNPAKGTGERINDGTFARLEEAGISVRWTSPRFLVTHEKSLVVDGARAMVATFNFMEKYFTKTRDYAVVLSDPGQVAGIRACFEGDWSGEAFAPDGGSDLSWSPGGARAILCDLLDGAERSIDLAHPKFAEPVIFERIHAALKRGVRVRLLCGGKHGLHQPDLMYSFALWRLYRAAGGRLHKQRGLRSHGKIAIIDGARVYLGTQNLDQAAFDLRRELGVVVRDAATVGAIAAIFEADWRGSRRYEPPYPIAAADAEENAEFEPDADLPHS; encoded by the coding sequence ATGCAAGCGCCGCAGCTCATCGTTCAACCGGACCACGGCGTCGAGCCGGTCGTCGCGCTGATGCGGAGCGCCGAGCGGGAAATCCTGCTCAAGCAATTCACCTTCGACCATCCCCTGCTGATCGACGCGGTTCTGGCTCGCCACGCCGAGGGCGTCGCGGTGCGCGTCCTCCTCAACCCGGCCAAGGGCACCGGCGAACGCATCAACGACGGGACCTTCGCGCGCCTGGAGGAGGCCGGCATCTCCGTGCGTTGGACGTCGCCGCGCTTCCTTGTCACGCACGAGAAGTCCCTGGTCGTGGACGGCGCGCGCGCCATGGTGGCGACGTTCAACTTCATGGAGAAGTACTTCACCAAGACCCGGGATTACGCGGTCGTCCTGTCCGATCCCGGTCAGGTCGCCGGCATCCGGGCCTGCTTCGAGGGCGATTGGAGCGGCGAGGCGTTCGCGCCCGACGGCGGCTCCGACCTGTCCTGGAGCCCCGGGGGCGCCAGGGCGATCCTGTGCGACCTGCTCGACGGCGCCGAGCGCAGCATCGATCTCGCCCACCCGAAATTCGCCGAGCCGGTGATCTTCGAGCGGATCCACGCCGCCCTGAAGCGCGGGGTGCGTGTCCGCCTGTTGTGTGGCGGCAAGCACGGGCTGCACCAGCCCGACCTGATGTACTCTTTCGCCCTGTGGCGCCTGTACCGCGCGGCCGGCGGCCGGCTTCACAAGCAGCGGGGGCTGCGCAGCCACGGCAAGATCGCGATCATCGACGGGGCGCGGGTCTATCTCGGCACCCAGAACCTCGATCAGGCCGCCTTCGACCTGCGGCGCGAGCTCGGCGTCGTTGTCCGAGACGCCGCGACCGTCGGCGCGATCGCGGCGATCTTCGAGGCGGATTGGCGTGGCTCGCGGCGGTACGAGCCCCCCTATCCGATCGCCGCGGCCGACGCGGAGGAGAATGCGGAGTTCGAGCCGGATGCCGACCTCCCACACAGCTGA
- a CDS encoding chromate transporter, which yields MPTSHTAEPVPARTAVAPGLPELFWLFNRLTLVSFGGGLTAWARKLIVEDKRWLDDAEFLSAYALARVLPGANQANFAIYVGHRFRGVPGAAAALLGLTLVPFCIVLGLAWAYFRSGAVPAVQDILRGVTAAAVGLALSAGLKAGEGFARRPAALTIIALAFVGSIVLHLPLLAVLAILAPPAFLVAWRHPRRRGDAETER from the coding sequence ATGCCGACCTCCCACACAGCTGAGCCCGTCCCGGCCCGAACCGCCGTGGCGCCCGGACTTCCGGAGCTGTTCTGGCTGTTCAACCGGCTGACGCTGGTCAGCTTCGGCGGCGGTCTCACGGCCTGGGCGCGCAAGCTGATCGTCGAGGACAAGCGCTGGCTCGACGACGCCGAGTTCCTCAGCGCCTACGCGCTGGCCCGGGTGCTGCCCGGGGCCAACCAGGCGAACTTCGCGATCTATGTCGGCCACCGCTTCCGCGGCGTGCCTGGAGCGGCGGCCGCCCTGCTCGGCCTGACGCTCGTGCCGTTCTGCATCGTCCTGGGCCTCGCCTGGGCCTACTTCCGGAGCGGCGCGGTCCCGGCGGTTCAGGATATCCTGCGCGGGGTCACCGCCGCCGCAGTCGGGCTCGCCCTGTCGGCAGGCCTGAAGGCCGGCGAGGGCTTCGCGCGGCGGCCCGCGGCGCTCACCATCATCGCCCTGGCCTTCGTGGGCTCGATCGTTCTGCACCTCCCGCTCCTCGCCGTCCTGGCGATCCTGGCACCCCCGGCCTTCCTGGTGGCGTGGCGGCATCCGCGCCGGCGCGGAGACGCGGAGACCGAGCGGTGA
- a CDS encoding chromate transporter, translating into MRPGALVALATFFSTMSILSIGGSNSVVPEMARHAVGEAHWLTGGAFSDLFAISQAAPGPSNLIVAMIGYKVAGLAGAVVAQAAMMLPAAVLMIVVARIWQASSGAAWHIALEAALGPIAVGLILASGWTVAEGAGFSSRGYSAAAIFTLLFWRTNLNPLPILAIAGFLGWMRAI; encoded by the coding sequence GTGAGACCCGGCGCTCTCGTCGCGCTCGCGACCTTCTTCAGCACGATGTCGATCCTGTCGATCGGCGGCAGCAACAGCGTCGTGCCGGAGATGGCGCGTCATGCGGTCGGGGAGGCGCACTGGCTCACCGGCGGCGCGTTCTCCGACCTCTTCGCGATCTCGCAGGCCGCGCCCGGGCCGAGCAACCTGATCGTCGCGATGATCGGCTACAAGGTCGCGGGCCTCGCCGGGGCGGTCGTCGCCCAGGCCGCCATGATGCTTCCGGCCGCGGTGCTGATGATCGTCGTGGCGCGGATCTGGCAGGCGTCCTCGGGGGCCGCTTGGCATATCGCCCTGGAGGCGGCGCTCGGGCCGATCGCGGTCGGGCTGATCCTGGCAAGCGGGTGGACGGTCGCGGAGGGGGCCGGCTTCTCGTCTCGCGGGTACAGCGCCGCAGCGATCTTCACCCTGCTGTTCTGGCGCACCAATCTCAATCCGCTCCCCATCTTGGCCATCGCGGGCTTTCTGGGCTGGATGCGCGCGATCTGA